Proteins encoded together in one Papaver somniferum cultivar HN1 unplaced genomic scaffold, ASM357369v1 unplaced-scaffold_117, whole genome shotgun sequence window:
- the LOC113329579 gene encoding ubiquitin carboxyl-terminal hydrolase 13-like: protein MSSQILDSYTSVKFQWKLNTFSKLGPKHESAVFSVRNLKWKVEVYPKGTSKTYDQLALFLVPADKNKLPYAEYSFVVTSQTNSANNFKGPEGKHKFTRDSATGRGWSSFMPLAQLHDRSKGYLQHDTCIIEVMVTCRTSEARA from the exons ATGTCATCTCAGATACTTGATTCTTATACATCTGTCAAGTTCCAATGGAAGCTTAACACCTTCTCGAAGCTAGGCCCTAAACATGAGTCTGCTGTTTTCTCTGTGCGTAATCTGAAATG GAAAGTGGAAGTATACCCGAAGGGAACCAGCAAAACATATGATCAGTTAGCACTTTTCCTCGTCCCAGCTGACAAGAACAAATTGCCTTATGCAGAGTACAGTTTCGTTGTTACAAGTCAAACCAATAGCGCAAACAACTTTAAAGGACCAG AAGGAAAACACAAATTCACTCGTGATTCTGCTACCGGACGGGGTTGGTCGTCATTCATGCCTCTTGCCCAACTCCATGACCGCTCAAAGGGATATCTGCAACACGATACTTGTATTATTGAAGTTATGGTTACTTGTCGGACAAGCGAGGCGAGAGCTTAA